Proteins from a single region of Aestuariirhabdus haliotis:
- a CDS encoding SdiA-regulated/phytase-like domain-containing protein — protein sequence MNLSRWLSLSLLSSLWLPGLHAQAAHPPLQLLHSLPIDAAVPDLQPSGLAWCNGKLLTLSDRHDQQIFRIEFNPQKVTSTIGLFRSLQSPPAPEQETLKDRAQALVSGRRFDWEGISCQNDSLYLLSEQFHDVLQIKPDTMQWLALPQQDLVGVDHLLVEPNAGLEGISWNQAHLLLAAERDQRGLLQLNYDQSSWHVSLRLTPLPPQPPIAGRNPDFSGLWYEAPWLYTLERNLFRVCQRGADFQQRRCWSYAHTELAPDQRFQSQYGVAEGIAADATRIYLITDNNNKPLISNPDDRRPRLWIFAKPDDWGQ from the coding sequence ATGAATCTATCCCGATGGCTTTCCTTGTCACTATTGTCAAGCCTCTGGCTACCAGGCCTGCACGCACAGGCCGCTCACCCTCCGTTGCAACTTCTGCACAGCTTGCCAATCGATGCTGCTGTTCCAGACCTGCAACCTTCAGGGCTTGCATGGTGCAATGGGAAGCTCCTAACCCTCTCTGACCGCCATGACCAACAGATCTTTCGCATCGAGTTCAACCCGCAAAAAGTCACCTCCACCATCGGATTGTTTCGATCCCTGCAATCGCCCCCCGCGCCTGAACAGGAAACCCTGAAGGACCGGGCCCAGGCATTGGTCAGCGGACGCCGCTTCGATTGGGAGGGCATTAGCTGCCAGAACGACTCTTTGTATTTGCTCAGCGAACAGTTCCATGATGTCCTGCAGATCAAACCCGACACCATGCAATGGCTGGCATTGCCTCAACAGGATCTGGTTGGTGTCGACCACTTATTGGTAGAGCCCAATGCGGGTCTGGAGGGCATTAGCTGGAATCAGGCCCATTTATTGTTAGCGGCGGAACGGGATCAGCGAGGATTGCTGCAACTGAATTATGATCAGTCCAGCTGGCATGTCAGTCTGCGCCTCACCCCCTTGCCACCGCAACCTCCGATTGCCGGCCGTAACCCTGACTTTTCCGGCTTATGGTACGAAGCGCCCTGGCTCTATACCCTGGAACGGAACCTTTTTCGCGTTTGCCAGCGTGGGGCCGACTTTCAACAGCGACGTTGCTGGAGTTATGCTCATACCGAACTGGCTCCGGATCAACGGTTTCAAAGCCAGTACGGGGTAGCGGAAGGGATCGCGGCCGATGCCACCAGGATTTACCTGATCACCGATAACAATAATAAACCTCTGATCAGCAACCCTGACGATCGCCGGCCTCGCCTGTGGATATTTGCCAAACCCGATGATTGGGGTCAGTAA
- the rpsR gene encoding 30S ribosomal protein S18 — protein MARFFRRRKFCRFTAEGTTEIDYKDLNTLKAYVSETGKIVPSRITGTKAKYQRQLATAIKRARYIALLPYTDAH, from the coding sequence ATGGCACGTTTTTTCCGTCGCAGAAAGTTCTGTCGTTTTACCGCTGAAGGGACAACCGAGATCGATTACAAGGATCTCAACACCCTGAAGGCTTATGTGTCTGAAACTGGCAAGATTGTACCTAGCCGTATCACTGGCACCAAGGCCAAGTACCAGCGTCAGCTGGCTACTGCCATCAAGCGCGCACGTTACATTGCGTTGCTGCCTTACACCGACGCCCACTAA
- the dnaB gene encoding replicative DNA helicase, with product MSESIPQEFPGFDEQVVSLKTPPHSVEAEQSVLGGLLLDNNAWETVSDKLVETDFYNPSHRTLYRMIAELVAESEPFDPLTLSERLDSHGELDKVGGLAYLTELVQSTPSISNIRAYAEIIFERSVMRKLIKASTQIADRAYNPEGRNSTELLDEAEREVFQIAESRPKSGGPVEVKELLGKAIDRIDQLFNSGGGLTGLTTGFTDLDEMTSGLQPSDMIIVAGRPSMGKTTFAMNLVENALLNSDKTMLVFSLEMPADQLVARMLSSLGRIDATRMRAGSLEDEDWPKLTSAVTMLNDKKLLIDDTAGISPSEMRSRARRVVREHGDLGLIMIDYLQLMQIPGGGENRTNEISEISRSLKAIAKEFEVPVVALSQLNRSLENRPNKRPVNSDLRESGAIEQDADVIMFVYRDEVYNPDTEFKGVAEIIIGKQRNGPIGTARMAFVGKYTRFENLAPGAYDGYGFE from the coding sequence GTGAGCGAAAGTATTCCCCAGGAATTTCCCGGATTTGACGAACAGGTCGTATCCCTGAAAACTCCGCCCCACTCCGTCGAGGCAGAGCAATCGGTATTGGGCGGCCTATTGCTGGACAATAATGCCTGGGAAACCGTATCTGACAAGCTGGTGGAAACCGACTTTTATAACCCGTCCCACCGAACCCTGTACCGTATGATCGCTGAGTTGGTGGCGGAGAGTGAACCTTTCGATCCGCTGACCCTGTCAGAGCGACTCGACAGCCACGGTGAGCTGGATAAGGTGGGTGGTCTCGCCTACCTTACCGAGCTGGTGCAGAGTACCCCGAGTATTTCCAATATTCGTGCCTATGCCGAGATCATTTTTGAACGCTCGGTGATGCGCAAGTTAATCAAAGCCAGTACCCAGATCGCCGATCGTGCCTACAATCCGGAAGGTCGTAACAGTACCGAATTGCTCGATGAAGCCGAGCGAGAAGTGTTCCAGATTGCCGAATCCCGGCCCAAGAGCGGGGGGCCGGTCGAAGTTAAGGAGTTGTTGGGTAAGGCGATTGACCGTATCGATCAGCTGTTTAACAGCGGCGGTGGCTTGACAGGCTTGACCACCGGTTTTACCGATCTCGACGAGATGACATCCGGTTTGCAGCCTTCGGATATGATTATCGTGGCCGGACGACCCTCCATGGGTAAGACCACCTTTGCCATGAACCTGGTTGAGAACGCCTTGCTTAACAGCGACAAAACTATGTTGGTGTTCAGCCTTGAAATGCCCGCCGATCAGCTGGTCGCTCGTATGCTCTCTTCCCTGGGTCGCATCGATGCCACACGTATGCGAGCAGGATCCTTGGAAGACGAAGATTGGCCCAAGCTAACCTCGGCCGTGACAATGCTCAATGATAAAAAGCTGTTGATCGATGACACCGCCGGTATTAGTCCCTCTGAAATGCGCTCTCGGGCACGTCGTGTGGTCCGTGAGCACGGAGATCTGGGCCTGATCATGATCGACTACCTGCAGCTGATGCAGATCCCGGGTGGCGGTGAAAACCGTACCAATGAAATCTCGGAGATATCTCGCTCATTGAAGGCAATCGCCAAGGAATTTGAAGTACCGGTAGTGGCCCTGTCGCAGCTTAACCGTTCTTTGGAAAACCGACCGAACAAGCGCCCGGTTAACTCTGACCTGAGGGAATCCGGAGCGATCGAGCAGGATGCGGATGTCATCATGTTTGTCTATCGCGACGAGGTGTATAACCCGGATACCGAATTTAAAGGTGTGGCCGAGATTATTATTGGCAAGCAACGTAATGGACCTATCGGTACCGCGCGTATGGCTTTTGTCGGCAAGTACACCCGTTTCGAAAACCTGGCGCCAGGGGCATACGACGGCTACGGCTTCGAGTAG
- the rplI gene encoding 50S ribosomal protein L9 — protein sequence MEIILLERISNLGDLGDKVNVKAGYGRNFLIPFGKAVPATATNVAEFEARRAELEKVAAEKKATAEARAEKLAAVELNIEAKAGDEGKLFGSIGTRDLADAITAAGVEVSKAEVRLPEGVIRQLGEFDVDLQLHSDVTATVKVTITAA from the coding sequence ATGGAAATTATTCTGCTCGAAAGAATTTCAAACCTGGGTGATCTGGGTGACAAGGTAAATGTGAAAGCCGGCTACGGCCGTAACTTTCTGATCCCTTTTGGCAAGGCGGTTCCTGCGACTGCTACCAACGTGGCTGAGTTTGAAGCCCGTCGCGCCGAACTGGAAAAAGTAGCGGCTGAGAAAAAGGCTACTGCTGAAGCGCGCGCTGAGAAGCTGGCTGCTGTTGAACTTAACATCGAAGCCAAAGCGGGCGATGAAGGTAAGCTGTTTGGCTCTATCGGCACTCGTGACCTGGCTGATGCTATCACCGCCGCTGGTGTTGAAGTGAGCAAGGCTGAAGTGCGTTTGCCGGAAGGCGTTATTCGTCAGTTGGGCGAATTCGACGTCGACCTGCAGCTGCACAGCGACGTGACCGCTACCGTTAAGGTAACGATCACCGCCGCCTAA
- a CDS encoding YybS family protein, whose protein sequence is MRSLAELIMKGRLQACAIALVAAAVPLFFWLSSAVIALVVLRRGWNAGLEVLIAALIPAGYWALQGNPAALLAISAGAVLAAVLRATVSWRQTLLLALVVGAVQALMVQSLMPDSIAELSKQAHEIVATQLTAGGDSAALDDLLDRLQMLLPFVMVGVIAWAYLLFAVASVVLARYWQALLYNPGGFQEEFYQLRIPGLWALVLAAVILAGAQLSPLLATMIPIASVPLFVAGLALLHGQLVMRKMSRIWIYALYLLLLVATQIIYPLIVLMALLDSLFDFRGRGAKPQV, encoded by the coding sequence ATGCGAAGCCTCGCTGAATTGATCATGAAAGGGCGTCTGCAGGCCTGTGCGATTGCACTGGTGGCCGCCGCAGTGCCGCTGTTTTTCTGGTTAAGCTCGGCCGTGATCGCCCTTGTGGTGTTGCGTCGAGGCTGGAACGCTGGGCTGGAAGTGCTGATTGCAGCATTGATACCCGCCGGTTACTGGGCGTTGCAGGGGAACCCTGCAGCATTACTCGCAATCAGCGCAGGAGCGGTTCTGGCAGCGGTGCTGCGAGCCACGGTTTCCTGGCGTCAAACCCTGTTGCTGGCCCTGGTGGTTGGTGCTGTACAGGCGCTGATGGTGCAGTCGTTAATGCCCGATAGCATTGCGGAGCTGAGTAAACAGGCCCACGAGATTGTGGCTACCCAACTGACCGCTGGTGGCGATAGCGCTGCATTGGACGACCTTCTGGATCGTCTGCAGATGTTACTGCCGTTTGTCATGGTGGGTGTTATAGCCTGGGCTTACCTGTTGTTTGCGGTCGCATCGGTGGTGCTGGCGCGCTACTGGCAAGCACTGCTCTACAACCCCGGTGGTTTCCAGGAAGAGTTCTACCAGTTGCGGATTCCAGGTCTTTGGGCCTTGGTCTTGGCGGCGGTGATTCTCGCTGGTGCCCAGTTATCGCCTTTGCTGGCAACCATGATACCGATCGCTTCGGTACCCCTGTTTGTCGCCGGACTGGCGTTACTGCACGGGCAATTGGTGATGCGAAAGATGTCCAGAATCTGGATCTATGCGCTTTATCTGTTGCTGCTGGTTGCAACGCAAATTATCTACCCCCTGATTGTACTGATGGCGTTATTGGACAGTTTGTTTGACTTCAGAGGCCGCGGGGCAAAACCCCAAGTCTGA